A genomic segment from Lutzomyia longipalpis isolate SR_M1_2022 chromosome 3, ASM2433408v1 encodes:
- the LOC129792863 gene encoding hepatocyte nuclear factor 4-gamma isoform X8: protein MMKSEFMSNFENANFILSPTFEENIFQIFDHDTTPVLPVNSPPELASPSSVNGQSNGQGIVGSCCAICGDRATGKHYGAPSCDGCKGFFRRSVRKNHLYTCRFSRNCVVDKDKRNQCRYCRLRKCFKAGMKKEAVQNERDRISSRRLSTEDRDTGNGLSVQSLLRAEMECRQSKIGVILESTTENLENKQFASINDVCESMKQQLLNLVEWAKHIPAFNELQLDDQVALLRAHAGEHLLLGLSRRSMHLKDVLLLSNNCIITKHCPDISRIGARIIDELVRAMKDINLDDAELACIKALVFFDPNAKGLNEPNRIRAIRHQILNNLEDYISDRLYSSRGRFGEILLILPVLQSITWQMIEQIQFAKLFGVAHIDNLLQEMLLGDNSSPLTPVMNSYSPSQSQQQMCDQVPSPQEPVSSPEQLMSEHPMHASLENSLDVPMMPLEAGGSEDLYRRTEATFNLSPSAPVKAEKCFMTTPVSFPQMQEFGQQSSGDMEYGSMGPGSNGNVPHAPEHAMYDNGGLVQRKTTCGHQMSPNVGPIGLRTNFKQEPDHRF, encoded by the exons ATGatgaaaagtgaatttatgtccaattttgaaaatgccaaCTTCATCCTTAGTCCCACCTTTGAGGAGAATATCTTCCAAATATTTG ATCATGACACAACCCCTGTTCTACCGGTTAACAGTCCGCCAGAGCTTGCAAGTCCCTCAAGTGTAAATGGCCAAAGCAATGGCCAGGGCATTGTGGGCAGTTGTTGTGCCATTTGCGGTGATCGTGCAACAGGCAAACACTACGGGGCACCCAGTTGCGATGGGTGCAAGGGCTTCTTTAGGCGTAGTGTACGCAAAAATCACCTCTACACGTGTCGCTTCTCGCGAAATTGCGTCGTGGACAAGGACAAGAGGAATCAGTGTCGTTACTGTAGACTGAGGAAGTGCTTCAAGGCGGGCATGAAGAAGGAAGCTGTACAGAATGAGCGTGATAGGATCAGTAGTCGTCGCCTGAGTACAGAAGATCGGGATACGGGCAATGGGTTGTCAGTGCAGTCACTTTTGCGGGCAGAAATGGAGTGTCGACAGTCAAAAATTGGGGTAATCCTCGAGAGTACAACGGAGAATCTGGAGAACAAACAATTCGCCAGTATTAATGATGTCTGCGAATCAATGAAGCAGCAGCTACTCAATCTCGTCGAGTGGGCCAAACATATTCCGGCCTTCAATGAGCTTCAGCTCGATGATCAG GTGGCCCTTTTGCGAGCTCATGCTGGGGAACATCTCCTGTTGGGGCTGTCACGGCGATCGATGCACCTGAAGGATGTTCTCCTGCTCAGCAATAATTGCATCATTACAAAACACTGTCCAG ATATCTCCCGGATAGGCGCAAGAATCATTGATGAGCTGGTGCGTGCCATGAAGGACATCAATCTCGATGATGCAGAATTGGCGTGTATAAAAGCTCTTGTTTTCTTCGATCCAAATGCCAAGGGACTCAATGAACCAAACAGAATTCGGGCGATACGCCATCAAATACTAAATAATCTTGAGGACTACATATCAGATCGTCTCTACAGCTCTcg TGGTCGCTTTGGAGAGATTCTTCTCATTCTGCCAGTTTTGCAATCAATAACATGGCAAATGATtgaacaaattcaatttgcaaaactCTTTGGTGTTGCCCACATTGATAATCTACTACAAGAAATGCTTCTTGgag ACAATTCCTCCCCATTGACGCCTGTCATGAACAGCTACAGCCCATCGCAGTCACAGCAGCAGATGTGCGATCAGGTGCCCTCACCGCAGGAGCCTGTGTCATCCCCAGAGCAACTAATGTCTGAACATCCGATGCACGCGAGCCTCGAGAATTCCCTCGATGTCCCCATGATGCCCCTCGAAGCTGGTGGCAGTGAGGATCTCTACCGTCGTACAGAGGCGACCTTCAATCTCTCCCCATCGGCTCCTGTAAAGGCAGAAAAATGCTTTATGACCACACCTGTGTCCTTTCCGCAGATGCAGGAATTCGGGCAGCAGTCATCCGGGGATATGGAGTACGGCAGCATGGGACCAGGAAGCAATGGGAATGTACCTCATGCACCAGAGCACGCAATGTACGACAATGGGGGTCTTGTGCAGCGAAAGACCACATGTGGCCACCAAATGAGTCCCAATGTGGGACCCATTGGCCTTCGGACTAATTTTAAACAAGAACCCGATCATAGGTTCTGA
- the LOC129792863 gene encoding hepatocyte nuclear factor 4-gamma isoform X5 yields MMKSEFMSNFENANFILSPTFEENIFQIFDHDTTPVLPVNSPPELASPSSVNGQSNGQGIVGSCCAICGDRATGKHYGAPSCDGCKGFFRRSVRKNHLYTCRFSRNCVVDKDKRNQCRYCRLRKCFKAGMKKEAVQNERDRISSRRLSTEDRDTGNGLSVQSLLRAEMECRQSKIGVILESTTENLENKQFASINDVCESMKQQLLNLVEWAKHIPAFNELQLDDQVALLRAHAGEHLLLGLSRRSMHLKDVLLLSNNCIITKHCPDACLSPNLDISRIGARIIDELVRAMKDINLDDAELACIKALVFFDPNAKGLNEPNRIRAIRHQILNNLEDYISDRLYSSRGRFGEILLILPVLQSITWQMIEQIQFAKLFGVAHIDNLLQEMLLGADNSSPLTPVMNSYSPSQSQQQMCDQVPSPQEPVSSPEQLMSEHPMHASLENSLDVPMMPLEAGGSEDLYRRTEATFNLSPSAPVKAEKCFMTTPVSFPQMQEFGQQSSGDMEYGSMGPGSNGNVPHAPEHAMYDNGGLVQRKTTCGHQMSPNVGPIGLRTNFKQEPDHRF; encoded by the exons ATGatgaaaagtgaatttatgtccaattttgaaaatgccaaCTTCATCCTTAGTCCCACCTTTGAGGAGAATATCTTCCAAATATTTG ATCATGACACAACCCCTGTTCTACCGGTTAACAGTCCGCCAGAGCTTGCAAGTCCCTCAAGTGTAAATGGCCAAAGCAATGGCCAGGGCATTGTGGGCAGTTGTTGTGCCATTTGCGGTGATCGTGCAACAGGCAAACACTACGGGGCACCCAGTTGCGATGGGTGCAAGGGCTTCTTTAGGCGTAGTGTACGCAAAAATCACCTCTACACGTGTCGCTTCTCGCGAAATTGCGTCGTGGACAAGGACAAGAGGAATCAGTGTCGTTACTGTAGACTGAGGAAGTGCTTCAAGGCGGGCATGAAGAAGGAAGCTGTACAGAATGAGCGTGATAGGATCAGTAGTCGTCGCCTGAGTACAGAAGATCGGGATACGGGCAATGGGTTGTCAGTGCAGTCACTTTTGCGGGCAGAAATGGAGTGTCGACAGTCAAAAATTGGGGTAATCCTCGAGAGTACAACGGAGAATCTGGAGAACAAACAATTCGCCAGTATTAATGATGTCTGCGAATCAATGAAGCAGCAGCTACTCAATCTCGTCGAGTGGGCCAAACATATTCCGGCCTTCAATGAGCTTCAGCTCGATGATCAG GTGGCCCTTTTGCGAGCTCATGCTGGGGAACATCTCCTGTTGGGGCTGTCACGGCGATCGATGCACCTGAAGGATGTTCTCCTGCTCAGCAATAATTGCATCATTACAAAACACTGTCCAG ATGCATGCCTCTCTCCCAACTTAGATATCTCCCGGATAGGCGCAAGAATCATTGATGAGCTGGTGCGTGCCATGAAGGACATCAATCTCGATGATGCAGAATTGGCGTGTATAAAAGCTCTTGTTTTCTTCGATCCAAATGCCAAGGGACTCAATGAACCAAACAGAATTCGGGCGATACGCCATCAAATACTAAATAATCTTGAGGACTACATATCAGATCGTCTCTACAGCTCTcg TGGTCGCTTTGGAGAGATTCTTCTCATTCTGCCAGTTTTGCAATCAATAACATGGCAAATGATtgaacaaattcaatttgcaaaactCTTTGGTGTTGCCCACATTGATAATCTACTACAAGAAATGCTTCTTGgag CAGACAATTCCTCCCCATTGACGCCTGTCATGAACAGCTACAGCCCATCGCAGTCACAGCAGCAGATGTGCGATCAGGTGCCCTCACCGCAGGAGCCTGTGTCATCCCCAGAGCAACTAATGTCTGAACATCCGATGCACGCGAGCCTCGAGAATTCCCTCGATGTCCCCATGATGCCCCTCGAAGCTGGTGGCAGTGAGGATCTCTACCGTCGTACAGAGGCGACCTTCAATCTCTCCCCATCGGCTCCTGTAAAGGCAGAAAAATGCTTTATGACCACACCTGTGTCCTTTCCGCAGATGCAGGAATTCGGGCAGCAGTCATCCGGGGATATGGAGTACGGCAGCATGGGACCAGGAAGCAATGGGAATGTACCTCATGCACCAGAGCACGCAATGTACGACAATGGGGGTCTTGTGCAGCGAAAGACCACATGTGGCCACCAAATGAGTCCCAATGTGGGACCCATTGGCCTTCGGACTAATTTTAAACAAGAACCCGATCATAGGTTCTGA
- the LOC129792863 gene encoding hepatocyte nuclear factor 4-gamma isoform X6 encodes MMKSEFMSNFENANFILSPTFEENIFQIFDHDTTPVLPVNSPPELASPSSVNGQSNGQGIVGSCCAICGDRATGKHYGAPSCDGCKGFFRRSVRKNHLYTCRFSRNCVVDKDKRNQCRYCRLRKCFKAGMKKEAVQNERDRISSRRLSTEDRDTGNGLSVQSLLRAEMECRQSKIGVILESTTENLENKQFASINDVCESMKQQLLNLVEWAKHIPAFNELQLDDQVALLRAHAGEHLLLGLSRRSMHLKDVLLLSNNCIITKHCPDACLSPNLDISRIGARIIDELVRAMKDINLDDAELACIKALVFFDPNAKGLNEPNRIRAIRHQILNNLEDYISDRLYSSRGRFGEILLILPVLQSITWQMIEQIQFAKLFGVAHIDNLLQEMLLGDNSSPLTPVMNSYSPSQSQQQMCDQVPSPQEPVSSPEQLMSEHPMHASLENSLDVPMMPLEAGGSEDLYRRTEATFNLSPSAPVKAEKCFMTTPVSFPQMQEFGQQSSGDMEYGSMGPGSNGNVPHAPEHAMYDNGGLVQRKTTCGHQMSPNVGPIGLRTNFKQEPDHRF; translated from the exons ATGatgaaaagtgaatttatgtccaattttgaaaatgccaaCTTCATCCTTAGTCCCACCTTTGAGGAGAATATCTTCCAAATATTTG ATCATGACACAACCCCTGTTCTACCGGTTAACAGTCCGCCAGAGCTTGCAAGTCCCTCAAGTGTAAATGGCCAAAGCAATGGCCAGGGCATTGTGGGCAGTTGTTGTGCCATTTGCGGTGATCGTGCAACAGGCAAACACTACGGGGCACCCAGTTGCGATGGGTGCAAGGGCTTCTTTAGGCGTAGTGTACGCAAAAATCACCTCTACACGTGTCGCTTCTCGCGAAATTGCGTCGTGGACAAGGACAAGAGGAATCAGTGTCGTTACTGTAGACTGAGGAAGTGCTTCAAGGCGGGCATGAAGAAGGAAGCTGTACAGAATGAGCGTGATAGGATCAGTAGTCGTCGCCTGAGTACAGAAGATCGGGATACGGGCAATGGGTTGTCAGTGCAGTCACTTTTGCGGGCAGAAATGGAGTGTCGACAGTCAAAAATTGGGGTAATCCTCGAGAGTACAACGGAGAATCTGGAGAACAAACAATTCGCCAGTATTAATGATGTCTGCGAATCAATGAAGCAGCAGCTACTCAATCTCGTCGAGTGGGCCAAACATATTCCGGCCTTCAATGAGCTTCAGCTCGATGATCAG GTGGCCCTTTTGCGAGCTCATGCTGGGGAACATCTCCTGTTGGGGCTGTCACGGCGATCGATGCACCTGAAGGATGTTCTCCTGCTCAGCAATAATTGCATCATTACAAAACACTGTCCAG ATGCATGCCTCTCTCCCAACTTAGATATCTCCCGGATAGGCGCAAGAATCATTGATGAGCTGGTGCGTGCCATGAAGGACATCAATCTCGATGATGCAGAATTGGCGTGTATAAAAGCTCTTGTTTTCTTCGATCCAAATGCCAAGGGACTCAATGAACCAAACAGAATTCGGGCGATACGCCATCAAATACTAAATAATCTTGAGGACTACATATCAGATCGTCTCTACAGCTCTcg TGGTCGCTTTGGAGAGATTCTTCTCATTCTGCCAGTTTTGCAATCAATAACATGGCAAATGATtgaacaaattcaatttgcaaaactCTTTGGTGTTGCCCACATTGATAATCTACTACAAGAAATGCTTCTTGgag ACAATTCCTCCCCATTGACGCCTGTCATGAACAGCTACAGCCCATCGCAGTCACAGCAGCAGATGTGCGATCAGGTGCCCTCACCGCAGGAGCCTGTGTCATCCCCAGAGCAACTAATGTCTGAACATCCGATGCACGCGAGCCTCGAGAATTCCCTCGATGTCCCCATGATGCCCCTCGAAGCTGGTGGCAGTGAGGATCTCTACCGTCGTACAGAGGCGACCTTCAATCTCTCCCCATCGGCTCCTGTAAAGGCAGAAAAATGCTTTATGACCACACCTGTGTCCTTTCCGCAGATGCAGGAATTCGGGCAGCAGTCATCCGGGGATATGGAGTACGGCAGCATGGGACCAGGAAGCAATGGGAATGTACCTCATGCACCAGAGCACGCAATGTACGACAATGGGGGTCTTGTGCAGCGAAAGACCACATGTGGCCACCAAATGAGTCCCAATGTGGGACCCATTGGCCTTCGGACTAATTTTAAACAAGAACCCGATCATAGGTTCTGA
- the LOC129792863 gene encoding hepatocyte nuclear factor 4-gamma isoform X7, with protein sequence MMKSEFMSNFENANFILSPTFEENIFQIFDHDTTPVLPVNSPPELASPSSVNGQSNGQGIVGSCCAICGDRATGKHYGAPSCDGCKGFFRRSVRKNHLYTCRFSRNCVVDKDKRNQCRYCRLRKCFKAGMKKEAVQNERDRISSRRLSTEDRDTGNGLSVQSLLRAEMECRQSKIGVILESTTENLENKQFASINDVCESMKQQLLNLVEWAKHIPAFNELQLDDQVALLRAHAGEHLLLGLSRRSMHLKDVLLLSNNCIITKHCPDISRIGARIIDELVRAMKDINLDDAELACIKALVFFDPNAKGLNEPNRIRAIRHQILNNLEDYISDRLYSSRGRFGEILLILPVLQSITWQMIEQIQFAKLFGVAHIDNLLQEMLLGADNSSPLTPVMNSYSPSQSQQQMCDQVPSPQEPVSSPEQLMSEHPMHASLENSLDVPMMPLEAGGSEDLYRRTEATFNLSPSAPVKAEKCFMTTPVSFPQMQEFGQQSSGDMEYGSMGPGSNGNVPHAPEHAMYDNGGLVQRKTTCGHQMSPNVGPIGLRTNFKQEPDHRF encoded by the exons ATGatgaaaagtgaatttatgtccaattttgaaaatgccaaCTTCATCCTTAGTCCCACCTTTGAGGAGAATATCTTCCAAATATTTG ATCATGACACAACCCCTGTTCTACCGGTTAACAGTCCGCCAGAGCTTGCAAGTCCCTCAAGTGTAAATGGCCAAAGCAATGGCCAGGGCATTGTGGGCAGTTGTTGTGCCATTTGCGGTGATCGTGCAACAGGCAAACACTACGGGGCACCCAGTTGCGATGGGTGCAAGGGCTTCTTTAGGCGTAGTGTACGCAAAAATCACCTCTACACGTGTCGCTTCTCGCGAAATTGCGTCGTGGACAAGGACAAGAGGAATCAGTGTCGTTACTGTAGACTGAGGAAGTGCTTCAAGGCGGGCATGAAGAAGGAAGCTGTACAGAATGAGCGTGATAGGATCAGTAGTCGTCGCCTGAGTACAGAAGATCGGGATACGGGCAATGGGTTGTCAGTGCAGTCACTTTTGCGGGCAGAAATGGAGTGTCGACAGTCAAAAATTGGGGTAATCCTCGAGAGTACAACGGAGAATCTGGAGAACAAACAATTCGCCAGTATTAATGATGTCTGCGAATCAATGAAGCAGCAGCTACTCAATCTCGTCGAGTGGGCCAAACATATTCCGGCCTTCAATGAGCTTCAGCTCGATGATCAG GTGGCCCTTTTGCGAGCTCATGCTGGGGAACATCTCCTGTTGGGGCTGTCACGGCGATCGATGCACCTGAAGGATGTTCTCCTGCTCAGCAATAATTGCATCATTACAAAACACTGTCCAG ATATCTCCCGGATAGGCGCAAGAATCATTGATGAGCTGGTGCGTGCCATGAAGGACATCAATCTCGATGATGCAGAATTGGCGTGTATAAAAGCTCTTGTTTTCTTCGATCCAAATGCCAAGGGACTCAATGAACCAAACAGAATTCGGGCGATACGCCATCAAATACTAAATAATCTTGAGGACTACATATCAGATCGTCTCTACAGCTCTcg TGGTCGCTTTGGAGAGATTCTTCTCATTCTGCCAGTTTTGCAATCAATAACATGGCAAATGATtgaacaaattcaatttgcaaaactCTTTGGTGTTGCCCACATTGATAATCTACTACAAGAAATGCTTCTTGgag CAGACAATTCCTCCCCATTGACGCCTGTCATGAACAGCTACAGCCCATCGCAGTCACAGCAGCAGATGTGCGATCAGGTGCCCTCACCGCAGGAGCCTGTGTCATCCCCAGAGCAACTAATGTCTGAACATCCGATGCACGCGAGCCTCGAGAATTCCCTCGATGTCCCCATGATGCCCCTCGAAGCTGGTGGCAGTGAGGATCTCTACCGTCGTACAGAGGCGACCTTCAATCTCTCCCCATCGGCTCCTGTAAAGGCAGAAAAATGCTTTATGACCACACCTGTGTCCTTTCCGCAGATGCAGGAATTCGGGCAGCAGTCATCCGGGGATATGGAGTACGGCAGCATGGGACCAGGAAGCAATGGGAATGTACCTCATGCACCAGAGCACGCAATGTACGACAATGGGGGTCTTGTGCAGCGAAAGACCACATGTGGCCACCAAATGAGTCCCAATGTGGGACCCATTGGCCTTCGGACTAATTTTAAACAAGAACCCGATCATAGGTTCTGA
- the LOC129792863 gene encoding hepatocyte nuclear factor 4-gamma isoform X1 codes for MKLLQLSAAILASWLILKIILSPSSISQIFGSPAANMDTNTMENNNLPIKDHDTTPVLPVNSPPELASPSSVNGQSNGQGIVGSCCAICGDRATGKHYGAPSCDGCKGFFRRSVRKNHLYTCRFSRNCVVDKDKRNQCRYCRLRKCFKAGMKKEAVQNERDRISSRRLSTEDRDTGNGLSVQSLLRAEMECRQSKIGVILESTTENLENKQFASINDVCESMKQQLLNLVEWAKHIPAFNELQLDDQVALLRAHAGEHLLLGLSRRSMHLKDVLLLSNNCIITKHCPDACLSPNLDISRIGARIIDELVRAMKDINLDDAELACIKALVFFDPNAKGLNEPNRIRAIRHQILNNLEDYISDRLYSSRGRFGEILLILPVLQSITWQMIEQIQFAKLFGVAHIDNLLQEMLLGDNSSPLTPVMNSYSPSQSQQQMCDQVPSPQEPVSSPEQLMSEHPMHASLENSLDVPMMPLEAGGSEDLYRRTEATFNLSPSAPVKAEKCFMTTPVSFPQMQEFGQQSSGDMEYGSMGPGSNGNVPHAPEHAMYDNGGLVQRKTTCGHQMSPNVGPIGLRTNFKQEPDHRF; via the exons ATCATGACACAACCCCTGTTCTACCGGTTAACAGTCCGCCAGAGCTTGCAAGTCCCTCAAGTGTAAATGGCCAAAGCAATGGCCAGGGCATTGTGGGCAGTTGTTGTGCCATTTGCGGTGATCGTGCAACAGGCAAACACTACGGGGCACCCAGTTGCGATGGGTGCAAGGGCTTCTTTAGGCGTAGTGTACGCAAAAATCACCTCTACACGTGTCGCTTCTCGCGAAATTGCGTCGTGGACAAGGACAAGAGGAATCAGTGTCGTTACTGTAGACTGAGGAAGTGCTTCAAGGCGGGCATGAAGAAGGAAGCTGTACAGAATGAGCGTGATAGGATCAGTAGTCGTCGCCTGAGTACAGAAGATCGGGATACGGGCAATGGGTTGTCAGTGCAGTCACTTTTGCGGGCAGAAATGGAGTGTCGACAGTCAAAAATTGGGGTAATCCTCGAGAGTACAACGGAGAATCTGGAGAACAAACAATTCGCCAGTATTAATGATGTCTGCGAATCAATGAAGCAGCAGCTACTCAATCTCGTCGAGTGGGCCAAACATATTCCGGCCTTCAATGAGCTTCAGCTCGATGATCAG GTGGCCCTTTTGCGAGCTCATGCTGGGGAACATCTCCTGTTGGGGCTGTCACGGCGATCGATGCACCTGAAGGATGTTCTCCTGCTCAGCAATAATTGCATCATTACAAAACACTGTCCAG ATGCATGCCTCTCTCCCAACTTAGATATCTCCCGGATAGGCGCAAGAATCATTGATGAGCTGGTGCGTGCCATGAAGGACATCAATCTCGATGATGCAGAATTGGCGTGTATAAAAGCTCTTGTTTTCTTCGATCCAAATGCCAAGGGACTCAATGAACCAAACAGAATTCGGGCGATACGCCATCAAATACTAAATAATCTTGAGGACTACATATCAGATCGTCTCTACAGCTCTcg TGGTCGCTTTGGAGAGATTCTTCTCATTCTGCCAGTTTTGCAATCAATAACATGGCAAATGATtgaacaaattcaatttgcaaaactCTTTGGTGTTGCCCACATTGATAATCTACTACAAGAAATGCTTCTTGgag ACAATTCCTCCCCATTGACGCCTGTCATGAACAGCTACAGCCCATCGCAGTCACAGCAGCAGATGTGCGATCAGGTGCCCTCACCGCAGGAGCCTGTGTCATCCCCAGAGCAACTAATGTCTGAACATCCGATGCACGCGAGCCTCGAGAATTCCCTCGATGTCCCCATGATGCCCCTCGAAGCTGGTGGCAGTGAGGATCTCTACCGTCGTACAGAGGCGACCTTCAATCTCTCCCCATCGGCTCCTGTAAAGGCAGAAAAATGCTTTATGACCACACCTGTGTCCTTTCCGCAGATGCAGGAATTCGGGCAGCAGTCATCCGGGGATATGGAGTACGGCAGCATGGGACCAGGAAGCAATGGGAATGTACCTCATGCACCAGAGCACGCAATGTACGACAATGGGGGTCTTGTGCAGCGAAAGACCACATGTGGCCACCAAATGAGTCCCAATGTGGGACCCATTGGCCTTCGGACTAATTTTAAACAAGAACCCGATCATAGGTTCTGA
- the LOC129792863 gene encoding hepatocyte nuclear factor 4-gamma isoform X9 → MDTNTMENNNLPIKDHDTTPVLPVNSPPELASPSSVNGQSNGQGIVGSCCAICGDRATGKHYGAPSCDGCKGFFRRSVRKNHLYTCRFSRNCVVDKDKRNQCRYCRLRKCFKAGMKKEAVQNERDRISSRRLSTEDRDTGNGLSVQSLLRAEMECRQSKIGVILESTTENLENKQFASINDVCESMKQQLLNLVEWAKHIPAFNELQLDDQVALLRAHAGEHLLLGLSRRSMHLKDVLLLSNNCIITKHCPDACLSPNLDISRIGARIIDELVRAMKDINLDDAELACIKALVFFDPNAKGLNEPNRIRAIRHQILNNLEDYISDRLYSSRGRFGEILLILPVLQSITWQMIEQIQFAKLFGVAHIDNLLQEMLLGADNSSPLTPVMNSYSPSQSQQQMCDQVPSPQEPVSSPEQLMSEHPMHASLENSLDVPMMPLEAGGSEDLYRRTEATFNLSPSAPVKAEKCFMTTPVSFPQMQEFGQQSSGDMEYGSMGPGSNGNVPHAPEHAMYDNGGLVQRKTTCGHQMSPNVGPIGLRTNFKQEPDHRF, encoded by the exons ATCATGACACAACCCCTGTTCTACCGGTTAACAGTCCGCCAGAGCTTGCAAGTCCCTCAAGTGTAAATGGCCAAAGCAATGGCCAGGGCATTGTGGGCAGTTGTTGTGCCATTTGCGGTGATCGTGCAACAGGCAAACACTACGGGGCACCCAGTTGCGATGGGTGCAAGGGCTTCTTTAGGCGTAGTGTACGCAAAAATCACCTCTACACGTGTCGCTTCTCGCGAAATTGCGTCGTGGACAAGGACAAGAGGAATCAGTGTCGTTACTGTAGACTGAGGAAGTGCTTCAAGGCGGGCATGAAGAAGGAAGCTGTACAGAATGAGCGTGATAGGATCAGTAGTCGTCGCCTGAGTACAGAAGATCGGGATACGGGCAATGGGTTGTCAGTGCAGTCACTTTTGCGGGCAGAAATGGAGTGTCGACAGTCAAAAATTGGGGTAATCCTCGAGAGTACAACGGAGAATCTGGAGAACAAACAATTCGCCAGTATTAATGATGTCTGCGAATCAATGAAGCAGCAGCTACTCAATCTCGTCGAGTGGGCCAAACATATTCCGGCCTTCAATGAGCTTCAGCTCGATGATCAG GTGGCCCTTTTGCGAGCTCATGCTGGGGAACATCTCCTGTTGGGGCTGTCACGGCGATCGATGCACCTGAAGGATGTTCTCCTGCTCAGCAATAATTGCATCATTACAAAACACTGTCCAG ATGCATGCCTCTCTCCCAACTTAGATATCTCCCGGATAGGCGCAAGAATCATTGATGAGCTGGTGCGTGCCATGAAGGACATCAATCTCGATGATGCAGAATTGGCGTGTATAAAAGCTCTTGTTTTCTTCGATCCAAATGCCAAGGGACTCAATGAACCAAACAGAATTCGGGCGATACGCCATCAAATACTAAATAATCTTGAGGACTACATATCAGATCGTCTCTACAGCTCTcg TGGTCGCTTTGGAGAGATTCTTCTCATTCTGCCAGTTTTGCAATCAATAACATGGCAAATGATtgaacaaattcaatttgcaaaactCTTTGGTGTTGCCCACATTGATAATCTACTACAAGAAATGCTTCTTGgag CAGACAATTCCTCCCCATTGACGCCTGTCATGAACAGCTACAGCCCATCGCAGTCACAGCAGCAGATGTGCGATCAGGTGCCCTCACCGCAGGAGCCTGTGTCATCCCCAGAGCAACTAATGTCTGAACATCCGATGCACGCGAGCCTCGAGAATTCCCTCGATGTCCCCATGATGCCCCTCGAAGCTGGTGGCAGTGAGGATCTCTACCGTCGTACAGAGGCGACCTTCAATCTCTCCCCATCGGCTCCTGTAAAGGCAGAAAAATGCTTTATGACCACACCTGTGTCCTTTCCGCAGATGCAGGAATTCGGGCAGCAGTCATCCGGGGATATGGAGTACGGCAGCATGGGACCAGGAAGCAATGGGAATGTACCTCATGCACCAGAGCACGCAATGTACGACAATGGGGGTCTTGTGCAGCGAAAGACCACATGTGGCCACCAAATGAGTCCCAATGTGGGACCCATTGGCCTTCGGACTAATTTTAAACAAGAACCCGATCATAGGTTCTGA